From one Lolium rigidum isolate FL_2022 chromosome 4, APGP_CSIRO_Lrig_0.1, whole genome shotgun sequence genomic stretch:
- the LOC124649924 gene encoding CRC domain-containing protein TSO1-like isoform X1 yields MEATPISSKPPSPAPAPPPPMEPVPLAVMEPMPSPPPPPPPPPLPPVVEADPGAMNQLALASTPKRQKVEEAADGNGCKHCACKKSRCLKLYCPCFSGGGYCSERCGCLPCFNKVDFAETVQTTRKVLLSRQKRMSMKINRRLEANAETVLQEDAHNSSSSTPPRLGCNCKKSSCLKKYCDCYQDGTGCSLFCRCDDCKNPFGKNEGILTEESKRFLYTGADLDQSEDEHDFVVERLQSPISKESSFQHTPPRNKASSRDTHLLPAQALSQWQSRSWQSSKRQMNDRAVDISGENKNSNHDWQLTKHQPQEDSYSISRCVQILNGMVELSQVEKSVAPDVFLQQGNREIFVSLGLDVRALWLKRKIQNLT; encoded by the exons ATGGAGGCCACCCCGATCTCCTCCAAGCCgccctcgccggcgccggcgccgccgcccccgATGGAGCCGGTGCCGCTGGCGGTCATGGAGCCCATGCcctcgcccccgcccccgccgcctccgccgccgctgccgccggtggTAGAGGCGGATCCCGGCGCCATGAACCAGCTCGCGCTCGCCTCCACGCCCAAGAG gcagaaggtggaggaggccgcggACGGGAACGGCTGCAAGCATTGCGCCTGCAAGAAGTCCAGATGCTTGAAGCT ATATTGCCCATGTTTTTCTGGTGGAGGTTATTGTTCTGAAAGATGCGGATGCCTGCCATGTTTCAACAAGGTTGATTTTGCAGAGACAGTTCAGACCACCCGCAAGGTGCTGCTTTCACGTCAGAAGCGCATGTCTATGAAAATTAATAGAAGACTCGAAGCTAATGCTGAAACTGTG CTGCAGGAAGACGCGCACAATTCTTCTTCTTCAACTCCGCCAAGGCTAGGCTGCAATTGCAAGAAATCAAGTTGCCTGAAGAAATACTGTGATTGCTACCAG GATGGGACAGGATGCTCCTTATTTTGCCGGTGTGATGATTGCAAGAATCCTTTTGGAAAAAATG AAGGTATTCTGACGGAAGAGAGCAAGCGCTTTCTGTACACCGGTGCGGACCTGGATCAGAGCGAGGATGAACATGACTTCGTCGTGGAGCGTCTACAATCACCTATATCGAAGGAATCTTCTTTCCAACACACTCCACCTCGGAACAAGGCTTCAAGCAGAGATACACACCTGTTGCCTGCGCAGGCGCTGTCGCAGTGGCAGTCCCGCTCGTGGCAGTCTTCGAAGCGGCAGATGAACGACCGGGCGGTCGATATCTCTGGGGAGAACAAGAATTCAAACCATGACTGGCAGCTAACGAAGCATCAGCCTCAGGAAGACAGCTACAGCATCTCGAGATGCGTCCAGATCCTGAATGGCATGGTTGAGCTCTCGCAGGTGGAGAAATCGGTAGCCCCTGACGTGTTCCTGCAGCAGGGCAACCGGGAGATATTCGTCTCTCTTGGCCTAGATGTCCGAGCGCTGTGGCTAAAGCGCAAGATCCAGAACCTGACTTAG
- the LOC124649924 gene encoding CRC domain-containing protein TSO1-like isoform X2: MEATPISSKPPSPAPAPPPPMEPVPLAVMEPMPSPPPPPPPPPLPPVVEADPGAMNQLALASTPKRQKVEEAADGNGCKHCACKKSRCLKLYCPCFSGGGYCSERCGCLPCFNKVDFAETVQTTRKVLLSRQKRMSMKINRRLEANAETLQEDAHNSSSSTPPRLGCNCKKSSCLKKYCDCYQDGTGCSLFCRCDDCKNPFGKNEGILTEESKRFLYTGADLDQSEDEHDFVVERLQSPISKESSFQHTPPRNKASSRDTHLLPAQALSQWQSRSWQSSKRQMNDRAVDISGENKNSNHDWQLTKHQPQEDSYSISRCVQILNGMVELSQVEKSVAPDVFLQQGNREIFVSLGLDVRALWLKRKIQNLT; the protein is encoded by the exons ATGGAGGCCACCCCGATCTCCTCCAAGCCgccctcgccggcgccggcgccgccgcccccgATGGAGCCGGTGCCGCTGGCGGTCATGGAGCCCATGCcctcgcccccgcccccgccgcctccgccgccgctgccgccggtggTAGAGGCGGATCCCGGCGCCATGAACCAGCTCGCGCTCGCCTCCACGCCCAAGAG gcagaaggtggaggaggccgcggACGGGAACGGCTGCAAGCATTGCGCCTGCAAGAAGTCCAGATGCTTGAAGCT ATATTGCCCATGTTTTTCTGGTGGAGGTTATTGTTCTGAAAGATGCGGATGCCTGCCATGTTTCAACAAGGTTGATTTTGCAGAGACAGTTCAGACCACCCGCAAGGTGCTGCTTTCACGTCAGAAGCGCATGTCTATGAAAATTAATAGAAGACTCGAAGCTAATGCTGAAACT CTGCAGGAAGACGCGCACAATTCTTCTTCTTCAACTCCGCCAAGGCTAGGCTGCAATTGCAAGAAATCAAGTTGCCTGAAGAAATACTGTGATTGCTACCAG GATGGGACAGGATGCTCCTTATTTTGCCGGTGTGATGATTGCAAGAATCCTTTTGGAAAAAATG AAGGTATTCTGACGGAAGAGAGCAAGCGCTTTCTGTACACCGGTGCGGACCTGGATCAGAGCGAGGATGAACATGACTTCGTCGTGGAGCGTCTACAATCACCTATATCGAAGGAATCTTCTTTCCAACACACTCCACCTCGGAACAAGGCTTCAAGCAGAGATACACACCTGTTGCCTGCGCAGGCGCTGTCGCAGTGGCAGTCCCGCTCGTGGCAGTCTTCGAAGCGGCAGATGAACGACCGGGCGGTCGATATCTCTGGGGAGAACAAGAATTCAAACCATGACTGGCAGCTAACGAAGCATCAGCCTCAGGAAGACAGCTACAGCATCTCGAGATGCGTCCAGATCCTGAATGGCATGGTTGAGCTCTCGCAGGTGGAGAAATCGGTAGCCCCTGACGTGTTCCTGCAGCAGGGCAACCGGGAGATATTCGTCTCTCTTGGCCTAGATGTCCGAGCGCTGTGGCTAAAGCGCAAGATCCAGAACCTGACTTAG
- the LOC124649925 gene encoding multisubstrate pseudouridine synthase 7, producing MARSSSVTEAEVGITCFTSSSLPGFRGVLKHRYSDFIVHEVARDGSVVRLTSLDLPDECVEPKEEEKAAPSADADHSQALEKFSGLCGEADCSAVRGLIEKAAAGGEADFPPVILSPDADKAHRSEVHGFFKNNFKFLVTDTVEHSDGVQKCIRVRVGSEAGGGRGRGGGGGGGRGRGGRGGGGRGRKRKDMNGSDWGPYDSRGSSNWPAHIGKFLRFNLCKENKDTQDALGVIGKMLGLQSRAFGFSGTKDKRAVTTQQVTVFKVPANKLAALNKRLYGIKVGNFCYVKEGLGLGQLMGNRFTITLRGVVAESEDMIKAAVDGLGKNGFINYYGLQRFGSGSVPTHLIGAALLRGEWKTAVNLVLDPREGERDDIKEVREHYKQHGDIDMALRNFPRHLVAERSILLCLRKSPDNYLQALKGIPRTLRMMYVHSYQSYLWNHAASMRVEKYGISQVIEGDLIYSKESRPEEATSVGTSEADDGHTNSSDLDISSEILPEENIQSVKIVDSEDLLKGIYSFQDVVLPLPGSQALFPGNEVAEIYHEIAKKDGISLTESAHGVKEFSITNMKGGYRRVFQKPIDFEWELMTYTDDSASLAETDLDLLSKDKLTDAKVAANEPTSTGNSVSKTADCKLEGPLQTSTPTSETRVVENKSIGSSDTLPSKLAVKLTFTLPASTYATMAIRELLKNSTSVSYQKTLDC from the exons ATGGCGCGCTCGAGCTCCGTCACCGAGGCCGAGGTCGGCATCACCTGCTtcacctcctcctccctccccggGTTCCGCGGCGTCCTCAAGCACCGCTACTCCGACTTCATCgtccacgaggtcgcccgggacgGCTCCGTCGTCCGCCTCACCTCGCTCGATCTCCCCGACGAG TGCGTGGAGcccaaggaggaggagaaggcggcgccgTCGGCCGACGCGGACCACTCGCAGGCTCTCGAGAAGTTCAGTGGGCTCTGCGGCGAAGCGGACTGCAGTGCGGTGAGGGGGCTTATCGAGAAGGctgcggccggcggcgaggctgATTTCCCGCCGGTTATCCTCTCGCCTGACGCCGACAAAGCTCATCGATCG GAGGTGCATGGCTTCTTCAAGAATAACTTCAAGTTCTTGGTCACAGACACAGTGGAACACAGCGACGGGGTACAGAAATGCATTAGGGTGCGTGTGGGGTCTGAAGCTGGAGGAGGGCGAGgtcgtggtggtggcggtggcggtgggagGGGCCGTGGTGGGAGGGGTGGTGGCGGGAGAGGAAGGAAGAGGAAGGACATGAATGGCTCTGATTGGGGGCCATACGACAGTAGAGGGTCGTCTAATTGGCCAGCCCATATTGGGAAGTTCCTGAG GTTTAACCTTTGCAAAGAGAACAAGGACACACAAGATGCATTGGGTGTGATAGGAAAAATGTTAGGACTCCAG TCACGCGCATTTGGCTTTTCAGGAACAAAGGATAAACGTGCTGTTACCACGCAACAG GTCACTGTTTTCAAGGTACCAGCTAATAAATTAGCTGCACTGAATAAGCGACTGTATGGCATCAAAGTTGGAAACTTTTG TTATGTGAAGGAGGGACTTGGTCTTGGTCAACTCATGGGAAATCGATTTACAATTACTCTGAG AGGCGTTGTTGCAGAATCTGAAGACATGATAAAGGCTGCTGTGGATGGTTTAGGAAAGAATGGATTTATCAACTACTATGGTTTGCAG CGCTTTGGAAGTGGTTCAGTACCAACGCACCTCATTGGAGCTGCTTTGCTTAGAGGAGAATGGAAAACTGCTGTGAACTTGGTTCTTGATCCAAGGGAAGGAG AGCGTGATGACATAAAGGAGGTGCGTGAACATTACAAGCAACATGGTGATATTGATATGGCACTGAGGAACTTCCCTCGCCATCTTGTAGCTGAGAGGTCTATT CTTCTATGTTTGAGGAAATCCCCTGATAACTATCTACAAGCATTAAAGGGTATACCAAGAACGTTAAGAATGAt GTATGTACATTCTTACCAAAGTTACCTTTGGAATCATGCTGCCAGCATGAGAGTTGAGAAGTATG GCATTTCACAGGTTATAGAAGGTGATCTAATTTATAGCAAAGAAAGCCGTCCAGAAGAAGCAACTTCCGTAGGTACCTCAGAAGCTGATGATGGCCATACAAATTCGTCTGACCTTGATATTTCTTCTGAAATACTTCCAGAAGAAAATATCCAATCCGTGAAG ATAGTCGATTCTGAAGATTTATTGAAAGGGATTTACTCGTTTCAAGATGTTGTCCTTCCTTTACCTGG TTCACAAGCATTGTTCCCTGGGAATGAAGTTGCTGAGATTTACCATGAAATAGCTAAAAAG GATGGCATTAGCTTGACAGAAAGTGCTCATGGTGTGAA GGAGTTTTCCATTACAAACATGAAAGGAGGTTACCGTCGGGTGTTCCAGAAGCCTATTGATTTTGAGTG GGAACTGATGACATACACGGACGACAGTGCATCTTTAGCAGAAACTGATCTGGATCTTCTGTCCAAAGACAAGCTTACAGATGCAAAGGTAGCTGCAAATGAGCCCACATCTACTGGAAATTCTGTCTCCAAGACTGCTGATTGCAAGTTGGAAGGGCCATTGCAGACCTCCACGCCAACTAGTGAAACTAGGGTAGTAGAAAACAAGTCGATTGGCAGCTCAGATACATTGCCAAGCAAACTGGCTGTGAAATTAACATTTACTTTACCTGCATCAACCTATGCTACAATGGCAATCAGGGAACTGCTAAAGAACTCAACCTCG GTCTCGTACCAGAAAACACTCGATTGCTAA
- the LOC124707327 gene encoding NADH dehydrogenase [ubiquinone] flavoprotein 2, mitochondrial, with protein sequence MAARLAARRLLGLASASASQSAARRIAPSTISSPAAAAATGYFSRTFSSALNYHIDSPENSPDMPWEFTKTNMEKVKEILSHYPSNYKQSGIIPMLDLAQQQHGGWVPVAAMDAIAKIVEVAPIRVYEVATFYSMFNRTKVGKYHLLVCGTTPCMIRGSRDIEEALLEHLGVKRNEVTSDGLFSVGEMECMGCCVNAPMIAVADYSKGSDGYSYNYYEDLTPKRVVELVEMLRRGETPPRGTQNPERKNCGPAGGNLTLQGEPKPPPCRDLDAC encoded by the exons atggccgcccgcctcgcggcccgccgcctcctcggcctcgcctccgcctccgcttcgCAGTCCGCCGCCCGCCGAATCGCTCCTTCTACG ATCTCAtcccccgccgccgcggccgccacggGCTACTTCTCCAGGACCTTCTCCTCGGCGCTTAACTAC CACATCGATTCGCCGGAAAACAGCCCGGACATGCCGTGGGAGTTCACGAAGACGAACATGGAGAAG gtcaaGGAGATTCTATCTCATTACCCAAGCAACTACAAGCAATCTGGTATCATCCCAATGCTTGAtcttgcacagcagcagcatGGTGGATGGGTCCCAGTGGCAGCAATGGACGCT ATTGCTAAAATTGTCGAAGTTGCGCCGATCAGGGTCTATGAAGTTGCAACATTTTACTCAATGTTCAACAGGACtaag GTAGGAAAATATCACCTTTTGGTGTGTGGAACTACACCTTGTATGATTCGTGGTTCACGTGATATCGAGGAAGCCCTGCTAGAGCACCTTGGAGTTAAACGGAATG AGGTGACAAGCGATGGTTTATTTTCTGTTGGGGAAATGGAATGCATG GGTTGCTGCGTGAATGCTCCCATGATCGCGGTGGCTGACTATTCCAAAGGTTCAGATGGTTACTCATACAATTATTAC GAGGACCTCACTCCAAAGCGTGTTGTTGAGCTGGTTGAAATGCTGAGAAGAGGAGAAACGCCCCCT CGCGGCACACAGAACCCAGAGCGGAAAAACTGTGGTCCTGCTGGAGGGAACCTCACCTTGCAAGGCGAGCCAAAACCTCCACCATGCAGGGATCTGGATGCCTGCTAG